The following is a genomic window from Sphingorhabdus sp. Alg231-15.
ACAATTTATCAAGGGCTTGGAATTTCGCCCTGATATCCGGATGATCGCAAATTTGTGGAGTTCTATCTTATTGAATTATATTGTTTATTGCTTCTGTGACCATTGTAAAATCGTCAGAAATCGAATTTTCTGACTGTTGTGAATATATCACTATATCTGCATGGGCCTGTGAAGGTTCGACATACTTATCATGCATGGGGTCGACCTGATTGGCAAAGACTTCCCGGACCGAGTCGGCGGTACGTCCTCTTTCCCTGACATCGCGTTCCAGACGCCTTTCAAAACGGGTACTACTTTCGCAACGGACGAAGACGGACAAATCAAATAGCTGCCGCAAGGGCGCATGATGCAGGATCAATATGCCGTCGACCAAGATGAGAGGTCTTGGCTCTGTCAGCGCTGTTTCGGCCTTTGGCATATGAGTGGGAAAATCATAAAGGGGGCGATGGATGGGCTGGCCCTGTTTGAGCATTGCCAACTGGACGCACATTTTGTCAAAATCGACCGCATCGGGGTGATCGAAATTGGGCCCGCCTTTTCCTTCAGGTGCTTCGCCATAGCCAAAGAAGTAATCGTCCTGTGGCAAGATCACACATCGTTCGGGACCGAGTGTTCCGAATACATGAGCAGCGAGCGTCGATTTGCCCGAACAGCTGCCGCCGCTAATGCCCACTATTTTTGGAGTCATGCCAAGCCGATTTCGCGCAGGCGTTCCATCAAATAGTCATGTGCTGTGATCGGTTCCGGATAGAGATCGGGATGATCTTCATCAACACATTCTGGCAACGTCTCGATCAGATAGTCTGGCCGGAAATGCAGGAAGAATGGCATTGAATAGCGTGAATGTCCGCGCCGTTCCGGTGCGGGATTGACCACCCTGTGGGTCGTCGATGGCAACCGGTTGTTGGTCAGCCGCTGCAGCATGTCACCGATATTGACTGCCAGCTCCCCCGGCTTCGGTGTCACGGCACGCCAATTGCCCTGCTTGTCGAGCAACTCCAGTCCCGCCTCTTCCGCCCCGATCAACAGCGTGATGGTGTTGATATCTTCATGAGCCGCAGCGCGGACCGCAGGCGAATCTGCCGGAACAGGCGGATAGTGGATCAGGCGTAATATACTGTTGCCATCGCGGACCGTGTCATCAAAAAAATCGGGGTCCATGTTCAGAAAGCGGGCAATGCCCTCCAGGATCCGTTGACCGGCCCGGTCAAAGGCGGCGAAAAGATCCAGATAACAATCACGAAAGCCGTCCACTTCTTCGGGCCAGATATTTGTACTCATAAAAGGTTCAAACGCATGACCGCCGGGCAGTTGTCGACCGATATGCCAGAATTCCTTCAGGTCATGTATGTCGGAATCCTTCGCGGCCTCCGTGCCAAAGGGCGTGTAACCTCGGGCGCCGCCGCCGCCAGGAACATGATATTTTCGTTTCACATCATCGGGAAGCGCAAAAAAGGTCCGTGACATTTTTTCTGCCTTGTCGATCAGATCATCCGATATCCCGTGATCCGCAACAATGGCAAAGCCCCAGTCGGAAAAGGATCGACCAATGCTGGCCGCAAATGCATCCTTGTCCTGATCGGCCAAGGCCAGAGAGATTGATG
Proteins encoded in this region:
- the udk gene encoding uridine kinase translates to MTPKIVGISGGSCSGKSTLAAHVFGTLGPERCVILPQDDYFFGYGEAPEGKGGPNFDHPDAVDFDKMCVQLAMLKQGQPIHRPLYDFPTHMPKAETALTEPRPLILVDGILILHHAPLRQLFDLSVFVRCESSTRFERRLERDVRERGRTADSVREVFANQVDPMHDKYVEPSQAHADIVIYSQQSENSISDDFTMVTEAINNIIQ
- a CDS encoding 2-oxoglutarate and iron-dependent oxygenase domain-containing protein; protein product: MSDTNDTLSSISLALADQDKDAFAASIGRSFSDWGFAIVADHGISDDLIDKAEKMSRTFFALPDDVKRKYHVPGGGGARGYTPFGTEAAKDSDIHDLKEFWHIGRQLPGGHAFEPFMSTNIWPEEVDGFRDCYLDLFAAFDRAGQRILEGIARFLNMDPDFFDDTVRDGNSILRLIHYPPVPADSPAVRAAAHEDINTITLLIGAEEAGLELLDKQGNWRAVTPKPGELAVNIGDMLQRLTNNRLPSTTHRVVNPAPERRGHSRYSMPFFLHFRPDYLIETLPECVDEDHPDLYPEPITAHDYLMERLREIGLA